A region of the Amphiprion ocellaris isolate individual 3 ecotype Okinawa chromosome 22, ASM2253959v1, whole genome shotgun sequence genome:
TGCCATCTGTGTATTTTCCATATGTAACCAGACCATAGTTGTTTTTGTCCACTGATATCACAATAATCACCACAATCAGAGGAATACctgcaaacaacaacaattgaacaaatataaaaatgaatacattgtAGTGAGTAATTTGTGCAAAGAGATGTCTGGAGTTGAGTTTGAAGGTTCCTACCCCAGCCCATCAGGGAGAACTTCAGCATGTAATTTCCCACGTATGGCGTGAACACTCGCACGATGCTCAGGTACATGTGCAGGGCCTCAAGCCCCGCCCAAGTGAATGATGTCAGCAGGAAGTAGTGCAGGAAGAAGGCGGTGCTGATGCACAACCCGACAGCTGGGTAGAGCGCCAGCCAGCCGTCCAGCAAGAAGACCAGgttgaggaagaggagggacaGGCAGAGCTGGACCAGGATCTTGGATGGAATATCTCTCAGAAGTTTACTGCAAAGAAGGAGGTCATGAAGCAACTTCTCAggaatttaaatattcatttttgtcatcCAGATTGCACAAGTTAATCTCTTAGCTCAGCTTTAGGTGGTTTAAACTTAGTACAATGATGAATTCTTACTCAAATGAAAGATATGTCAgtaaagtgacagaaagaaagatggCAGAGATTCCACAGCCGATGTAGGTGATGAAGGTAAGAATTTGTACATGTTGCCGATCAATTATTCCCTCTCTGGACAAATCCTGTATTGGGGAtgaggcacaaaaacacactaacaGTGAACACAAACATAACTGCTGCCATTTTTATCAATTATATTTATTgtaattctaattttaaaacaCGCCACGTTGGCACCACATTTCTATTTGCACTCAGATATGCAGAAACACTCGCCAGCAATATGGCAAAGGCTGTGAGATGGTTGCAGCTGCAGGTTGTGTCTACAGGTGTGGCGCTGACAACAAAGCAGCCGGCAGAGCTCcagcctcctccaccacctAGACAATGGAAATGCCACACAAAAGAATACTTCAACCTGGGCCAGACTGGCTTTAAGCAGGCTGTGTTTGGCGTGAATGTACTCACCATTCATACTGAAGTCCCAAAATGCACAGGAAGCCACGTAGTTCCCCTAAAAAAACACGAGAACAAAGGAGTGGAAGGAAAAAAGGTGTGTTCAATCTTTGGACTGGTCATCTATGTGCAGATATTTGACAGagaaagtggagaaaaaaatgtaaataatatgaTTTTCATGTCACTCACAGGCACCGGGTTGATGTTTCGGATGGTAAACTCCATGTTTTCGGTGAGGTTGCTGATGGACAGATTGGCCACACTGGAGCCCAGAACTGCACTGACAATGGTTTGGTTGTCTAAAGCTGCATCCTGCAACAATAAAGGAAATATAATGTGACTTTGCATCTCATTCCAGCACACCTATTACTTTAAATGATCACTTATTATGTAATCTTTTGTCAAACAACTGCTAATGTTGAGCTTTGGGCTTAATTGAGTTGAAAACTATGAAGTAAAATCACGACAAATCCTCGTGTAGCAGCGACAGATTACCTGGAAGAATGAACTTCTCGTGTAGAAAGTGAACTGGACTCTGctggcctgctgctgctgctcaggacTGAGACCGGATGTGAGCGAAGAAGGTAAAAATACAGACCCAAGAGGAGACTCTGACCTCTTAAACTGGGACCTGCTGAGGGCACTGAGCTAgaagcacattaaaaaacaagaaggaaaatcAATAAATGCTAACAGGAAAGTCTGATTCATCTCTGTGAATGTTTGTCACTTTAAGCCTCTctcttattttcttttgtttgcttgtACAAGTGTTCATAGTCAGAGTCACCAAAGTCTCTCAATTGAGCCTGACaataaaactcccacttttcatTTGTTCTGCTCCATTTGTGGGGAAAACTGCATTCCCAGGAATAGCAACAAAGAGCAATTTCACTCCGAGGGGCTTCAAATCAGCCGCTTTAATGGTGTCGGTGGTGGCGTTAAAGGACCCTGAAAAAGCAACTAGGACTAGATTTTAATATTATAGCCTGCATTAGGTGATGCTACAGGATAAAGGACAACACAGTGACTCTGAGTGAAACAGTTTCCCTAAATAGACATACTGCACTGAAATATGCCAATGAAATcaccaaaaactgacaaaatcatCTACGTCCATACATCCAATCTCTCAgatatgaaaacaaaaccatCACACACCTGATTAGCTCTATAATATGCATATTTCATATAACTGCTGGTTGGTctgagatgcaggactttaaaatggATATATCTCTGTTTATGTGTAGAATATATACTAACCATGTAAGACTAAATTGAATGGAATATTAAATTAGCACTGTGTTTGtcttatattttaaattttcattgGTTTTGGTCTCATATTTAAACTCCAAATGTTGTGTTTTACTCCCTACTATCTGTACCTGATTGGATGACAAATCTTGATAATTTTGTTcatgcactaccgttcaaaagtttggggtcacacaggcaatttcatgttttccatgaaaactcccacttttatccatgtgctaacataactgcacaagggttttctaatcatcaatgagcctttcaacaccattagctaacacaatgtagcattagaacacaggagtgatggttgctggaaatgttcctctgtacctctatggagatattccattaaaaatcagctgtttccagctagaacagtcatttaccacattaacaatgtttacattgtatttctgattgatttaatgttgtcttcattgaaaaaaaaaaagcttttctttcaaaaatgaggacatttctacttttgaatggtagtgtacctAAGGGAAGAGTTTAAAGAGCTCATATGCACATTTGCAGGGTTAGAAATCTATTTTGGGGGTCTACTAGAATACATTTCAAGGtgttaaactgcacaaaacacattatGTTTCTCACACTTCACACAACGCAAGAGAGCGTACACAATCACTCCACAAGGCAGCAAATGTGCTACATGGTGATGTCAATATGCAACAGAAGAACAGCCTAGACATTCAAATAAAGCAATTCCAACGGATAAGGTGCAGCGCTTTCTGTGGAGGAgaagatttgtccaaaaaagtcatagaacacactgaaggaaaaggaaaaccCTCCAAAAACAAATATCTTCACACAAGGGATTGTGTCATGAGGCCAGATGACTACATTCTGTGTGAGTTACCTGGACATTATCGGTGCTGAAAATGTTAGCGGAGGTCGCTGCAAAGTTGGTCCCATCCGTCGTCCTGACAGCCAGAACCAGTGAATTTGTGGAGAGGGTCTCTGAGTCACCGGTGACAACCAGCTTAAGACCCAGATTATCCACTGCTTGAATCAGCCTGTCAGCAAGATACACAACAGGGTCAttatacaaaaatgtaatttgtacATGCATGAGTCTTTGTATGTGGGAGGCGTTTGATTTGAACCTGTTAGAAGATGCAGACAGCGCTGTTGAGTCGCCGTCCAACAGGTTGTTGATGGCGTCCAGGGCCTTTTGTCCCACTGACTTAGAGACAGAGGGGCTGTCCAGAAGTTTCTCCAAATTATCCACCAACTGTGCAATCTGCAACATCCATCAAACTATAGAATTtatctccaaaatgacaaatcagaCACTCAAAAGGTAACACAGttgttgttcacatttaaatgaaaaacacttgTCAAGTTGTTCAAGACAGTATTGGTGTGTTAGAGCTTGTCACTCATTGTGTTTTTGGTTCCAAATAGACATAtcaaatgctgtcattttcacCTGAAACCAGTTACTAAGTAttctgttaaccctctgaaacccaaacCCACTgctgggtttgaaaggcatatgTTCTTCTCTAAAATGAAGCCATTTATCATGGCAAGATATTATgaaacatcagattttcaacttttcaataGTCCTTGAATGTATCATCCATGACGTCACAAATTGTGACATTGAATTGTTGAATTGAAAGTTTCGGCATATGGGAGCATGTACAGGCAAGTtatacagcacttcctgtttcataaCGAAATGTTGAAATTCTGCTGgctgccatttccacgccctctgacttctgtggagcattttgaaaacttttgatcacccatgcctggtgtacatcctggccacaTTTGAGTTCTCTCAGGGTTACCGTTTGAGTCTAGAGCCTTTGAAAATGTCCAATCACTGGTccaaatatgacacataattcaaaatggctgacttcctgttgggttttgggcatgatTGCTTTAGATGTTTTTGCGAGTCTTCATAGCTCTAGGTGACATGCACTGGTGGTAgttcctgtttgaaattttccaggtggcacTATTGAACCATTTTGGCACACACCTATGCAATGCCCCTGAAATATAACACTTTCATGGGTCCTGGTCTATGTGCAAATTATTGCAAGTTATAAAGTAGTTTTTGTCCTTCAAATTCGCAATTCAAAAgccagtaaaagaaaaaaaaagaagaaacccaTGGATTTCACTGGTCTAATTAGGTAGACCAATGTACAGTTCAGCAGATCAGTATCTTCACCTCAGAGGAGTTGAGCTGAGACGCATCCTGTGTTTGATCCAACAGCTGGTTTGCTTCTtcctcttgttgttgttgttgttcgcTTATGGTTGTCTCTGGGATGGTTGTGGAACTAGCCTCTGCACGTCGACAAAGAAAATCCTCAAATTATGCTCGATGTCTTAATGCTGTTCTATTTTGGTCTGCTAAACCTCCCAGTGCAGCTTCAACCAGACTGTGAACTTTACGTACCAGTTACtgtggtggttgtggttgtgCTGGTGAGAGCAGTGGTTGGGAGAGTAGTAGTGCTGTCTATCTGGGCTGGACCGGCCGTCGTTGTTCTGGTGGTTGTAGCTGCATTTGTAGTGTCAACAAGGGATgcatttgctgttgttgttaaaTTGCTCTCTGGTCCTTGGGTTGcttgggtggtggtggtggaagcTGTGGTAGGGCTGTTGTCATTTCTGTCCACTGTTGTGGCATCAGTCACACCCGCAGTGGTGTGATTTGTAGTCTGGTTGTTCAGTggagctgctgttgtttcacTGATTTGTGAAGTAGTGCTTGACACTGTAGTGTTGTTATTAGGAGCTGTAGTTGTCCGATTCTTGCTGGGTGTAGTTGCATTGTGCACTGTTGTGTGATTGTTGCTGGGTGTAGTTGCATTGTATGTTGTAAGATTGTTGCTAGGTGTAGTTGCATTCTCTGTTGTGTAATTGTTGCTAGGTGTTGTTGaattgtgtgttgttgtaaaaTTGCTGATAGGGGTAGTTgcattgtttgttgttgtgtaatTGTTGCTAGGTGTTGTTGCATTGTATGTTGTTGTAAGATTGTTGCTAGGTGTAGTTgcattgtttgttgttgtgtaatTGTTGCTAGGTGTAGTTGCATTCTGTGTTGTAAAATTTCTGCTAGGTGTAGTTGCATTCTGTGTTGTAAAATTGCTGCTAGGTGTAGTTGCATTGTTTGTTGCTGTGTAATTGTTGCTAGGTGTTATTGCATTGTATGTTGTGGTAAGATTGTTGCTAGGTGTCGATGTATTGTATATTGTTGTAAGATTGTTGCCAGGTGTCGTTGCATTGTATGTTGTTGTAAAATCTTTGCTGAGTGTCGTTGCATTGTATGCTGTGGTAAGATTGTTGCTAGGTGTAATTgcattgtttgttgttgtgtaatTGTTGCTAGGTGTTGTTGCATTGTATGTTGTGGTAAGATTGTTTCTAGGTGTAGTTAAATTGTATGTTGTTGTGTAATTGTTGCTGGGTGTAGTTGCAATGTGTGTTGTCTCATTGCTAGGTGTCGTTGCATTGTTTGTTGTGGTAAGATTGCTGCTAGGTGTAGTTGAATAGTATGTTGTATTATTGTTGCTGGGTGTAGTTGCATTGTGTGTTGTGACATCGTTGCTGGGTGTTGTTGCATTGTTAGTTGTAAAATTGTTGCTAGGTGTAGTTGCAATGTTAGTTGCTGTAAAATTGCTTTTGGGTGTAGTTGAACTGTATGTTGTTGCAAGATTGTTGCCAGGTGTAGTTGAGTTgtatgttgtgttattgttgctgGGTGTAGTTGCATTGTGTGTTGATGTAACATCATTGCTAGGTGTTATTGCATTGTTAGTTGTAAAATTGTTGCTAGGTGTAGTTGAACTGTATGTTGTTGCAAGATTGTTGCCAGGTGTAGTTGCATTGTTTATTGTTGTATAATTGTTGTCAGGTGTCATTGAAATATTGCCTGGTGTAGTTGGAGAGGTTGTATCTGTACTCACTGTTGTGTTACttgtgactgaactgttgtgtagtgtcctgtttctgttttctgcagttACATTGTGCACAGTTGTGTAATTGATAGTGGCTGTTGTATGATTGTTGGCAGGTGTGAGAGTGGGAGAAGGTGTGGTTGTAGTTACATTGTATGTTGTAATAAAATTGTTGCTGGGTGTCGTTGCattgtttgttgttgtaaaatTGTTGCTAAGTGTAGTTGAACTGTATGTTGTTGCAAGATTGTTGCTAGATGTAGTtgcattgtttgttgttttatgattGTTGTCAGGTGTCGTTGAAATATGCATTGTTGTGTAATTGTTGCCTGGTGTAGTTGGAGAGGTTGTATCTGTACTCACTGTTGTGTTACttgtgactgaactgttgtgtagtgtcctgtttctgttttctgcagttACATTGTGCACTGTTGTGTCATTGTTAGTGGCTGCTGTATGATTGTTGGCAGGTGAAGTGGGATCAGGTGAAGGTGTAAATCCACTGGGTGTAGTTACATTGTATTTTGTTGTGTCACTGGAAGAGGGTGTAGCTGTGGTTACATTGTATGTTGTTGTTTCATTGGATAAATGTGTAGCTGTAGTTAcattctgtgttgttgtgtcagTGGTAGAAGGTGTGGTTGCAGTTACGTTGTAAGTTGTAATAAAATTGTTGCTGGGTGTCGTTGCATTGTTTGTTGTAAAATTGTTGTGAAGTGTAGTTAGattgtttgttgttgtatgATTGTTGTCAGGTGCCGTTGAAATATGCAGTGTGGTGTAATTGTTGCCTGGTGTAGCTGGAGAGGTTGTATCTGTACTAACTGTTGTGTTACTTGTGATTGAACTGTTGTGTAGtgtcctgtttctgttttcgACAGTTACATTGTGCACAGCTGTGTAATTGTTAGTGGCTGTTGTATGATTGTTGGCAGGTGAAGTTACATTGTGAACAACTGTGTGACTGGGTGAAGATGTAAATCCTCCAGGTGTAGTTACATTATATTCTGTTGTGACACTGGGAAAGGGTGTAGCTGTGGTTAAATTGTATGTTGTTGTTTCATTGGATAAATGTGTAGTTGTTGTTACATTCTGTGTTGTGTCATTAGGAGAAGGTGCAGCTGttattatattttgtcttgttgaaTCATTGGAAGACGGTCTAACTGTAGTTACATTGTACTCTGTTGTACCAGACAGTGTGGCTGTAGTTacactgtgtgttgttgtgctaGTGTGAGAAGTTGTAACTGTAGTTGCACTgtatgttgttgtgttattgatAGAAGGTGTAGCTGTACCAACATTGTGCGCTGTGCTATTGGGAAAAGGTGTGGCTGTAGCTacattgtgtgttgttgtgtcattGTGAGAACTTGAAACTGTAGTTGCATTGTGTACTGTTGTGTCAGTAGGTGTGAACACATTGGCTGTAGTTACATTGTGTGTTGTGTCATTGTTAGAAGGTGTAACTGTAGTTATATTGTATGTTGTGCTATTGGGAGAAGGTGTAGCTGTACCTACATTGTGTGTTGTGTCAATGGGTGTAAATTTCTTGGCTATAGTTacattgtgtgttgttgtgtcattGTTAGAAAGTGTTACTGTAGCTACAttgtgtgctgttgtgttaTTAGGAGAAGGTGTAACCGTAGTTACATTGTGGGCTTTGTCATTGTTAGAAAGTGCAACTGTAGTTacattgtgtgttgttgtgtcattAGGAAAAGTTGCAGATGTAGCtgcattgtgtgttgttgtgctaTTGACAGGAGTAGCTGTACCAacactgtgtgttgttgtgtcacTGAGTGGAAATACATTGGCTGTAGTGACACTGTGTGTTGTCATGTTGTTGATAGAAGTTGCAACTGTAGTTGCTTTGTATGTCGTTGTGTTATTGGGTCTAATTGCTTCAGATAAAGTTacattgtgtgttgttgtgttgttggtaGAAGTTGTAACTATAGCCACATTATGAGTTGTGTCATTAGGAGAAGGTGTAGCTGTAGTTATACTGTATGTTGTTGGGTCATTGGTAGAAAGTGTAGCTGTACCAacattgtgtgttgtgttattgAGGGAAGGTGTGACTGTAGTTacattgtgtgttgttgtgttattgggTCTAATGGCTTCAGCTGTAGATACATTGTGTGCTGTTGTGTCATTAGGAGAAGTTGCGACTGTAgttgcattgtgtgttgttgtgtcatttGGAGAAGTT
Encoded here:
- the adgrg2a gene encoding mucin-2 isoform X1, producing the protein MLLRRIRRMNSLCFKGLWRWRLRSLLFICLLLLAAAPPSALGYFLGDTKAVLNGCKDHWTLQDRAAMPQLYQMTVCVDVRVVVPGHWVAFSYSSVHAPWPEFGLEGDEHAIYVRFLRVRHQFPLQLSLFYWHQVCLRRDVLGNTFSLEVDGKMVSTRTVIANAIPPYGSLWLGCRPREQPPTGKLGQVELYLFRMWPDLGYHWFCEDGTVIGWESHYWGVTSHKAIQRDPYLLCALKWWRRRIRVYRNTNDATTRGLRRSLLPSPDIPSLIPSSNTSPANHISASTQTSPTTTLPAQITSGTSFSSASPLSGCNVSQLCSNTSAYYWMPINVEAEDGNKTEQDVRNLVSEAFVCHTDGGDAAQAVTSFMDFCQGDRQLQVAEVSCSAKINISQTSCDVLLLLSHAVSACDLQRAGVSALQQAGERMRARIIGEVERVGRNLCEDVDPSSGGFVRCTSTSPLDDICQSNKSSTLTCSLLEPNSQRAPLTSTDSCSSGAPRLCDCTAFCNSTGHFYGLRINMNSDAINITSIRSLFLYSANNSCDSPSQCTAYSDILQRYQGIHLECQETPQRLYNCMLILEMSGPVNGCSLNQLVQQKINETRSVTSEGPLSRLMVCGPAGLSVRSWLASNLTWVTGDLPTYDFCQPDPTQLQCEANETFAVLLTDSCPSEPSTANPNTAQPSTLTSNITTDPTSTQPSVTTEQTYSISENATALPNTTAAHATISSTQSSTTQPATQIISQNMTLTISNNTTVQNRTDNTTVATPTESTTTTGGNLILQNTTTALSNSTLSPSHATADTTTPSVTQTTEYSATTVTPSINNTTHNATATEAIRPNNTTYTAATVTVSHNDTTHNVATVTPSPTNTSTHNVTTAEASGANDTTIHNETTVTNSPNDTTTHNVGTATATRSTNNTTTHDATTVTTSHNSTTHSATTVTTSPNTTTIYNVTKAEAIRSNNTTTYNATTVTTSTNNTTHNATTVTTPHNGTTTHNATAAATSPNDATTHNVTTATPSPNKTTHNVGTATSSVQNKTAHSVTTAEAIRPNNTTTHNATTAEAIRPNNTTTHNATTAEAIRHNNTTTHNATTAEAIRPNNTTTHNATTAEATRPNNTTTHNATAAATSPNDATTHNVTTATPSPNKTTHNVGTATSSVQNKTAHSVTTAEAIRPNNTTTHNATTAEAIRHNNTTTHNATTAEAIRHNNTTHNATTAEAIRPNNTTTHNATTAEATRPNNTTTHNATTAEAIRHNNTTHNATTTATSPNDTTTHNATTVATSPNDTTAHNVSTAEAIRPNNTTTHNVTTVTPSLNNTTHNVGTATLSTNDPTTYSITTATPSPNDTTHNVAIVTTSTNNTTTHNVTLSEAIRPNNTTTYKATTVATSINNMTTHSVTTANVFPLSDTTTHSVGTATPVNSTTTHNAATSATFPNDTTTHNVTTVALSNNDKAHNVTTVTPSPNNTTAHNVATVTLSNNDTTTHNVTIAKKFTPIDTTHNVGTATPSPNSTTYNITTVTPSNNDTTHNVTTANVFTPTDTTVHNATTVSSSHNDTTTHNVATATPFPNSTAHNVGTATPSINNTTTYSATTVTTSHTSTTTHSVTTATLSGTTEYNVTTVRPSSNDSTRQNIITAAPSPNDTTQNVTTTTHLSNETTTYNLTTATPFPSVTTEYNVTTPGGFTSSPSHTVVHNVTSPANNHTTATNNYTAVHNVTVENRNRTLHNSSITSNTTVSTDTTSPATPGNNYTTLHISTAPDNNHTTTNNLTTLHNNFTTNNATTPSNNFITTYNVTATTPSTTDTTTQNVTTATHLSNETTTYNVTTATPSSSDTTKYNVTTPSGFTPSPDPTSPANNHTAATNNDTTVHNVTAENRNRTLHNSSVTSNTTVSTDTTSPTTPGNNYTTMHISTTPDNNHKTTNNATTSSNNLATTYSSTTLSNNFTTTNNATTPSNNFITTYNVTTTTPSPTLTPANNHTTATINYTTVHNVTAENRNRTLHNSSVTSNTTVSTDTTSPTTPGNISMTPDNNYTTINNATTPGNNLATTYSSTTPSNNFTTNNAITPSNDVTSTHNATTPSNNNTTYNSTTPGNNLATTYSSTTPKSNFTATNIATTPSNNFTTNNATTPSNDVTTHNATTPSNNNTTYYSTTPSSNLTTTNNATTPSNETTHIATTPSNNYTTTYNLTTPRNNLTTTYNATTPSNNYTTTNNAITPSNNLTTAYNATTLSKDFTTTYNATTPGNNLTTIYNTSTPSNNLTTTYNAITPSNNYTATNNATTPSSNFTTQNATTPSRNFTTQNATTPSNNYTTTNNATTPSNNLTTTYNATTPSNNYTTTNNATTPISNFTTTHNSTTPSNNYTTENATTPSNNLTTYNATTPSNNHTTVHNATTPSKNRTTTAPNNNTTVSSTTSQISETTAAPLNNQTTNHTTAGVTDATTVDRNDNSPTTASTTTTQATQGPESNLTTTANASLVDTTNAATTTRTTTAGPAQIDSTTTLPTTALTSTTTTTTVTEASSTTIPETTISEQQQQQEEEANQLLDQTQDASQLNSSEIAQLVDNLEKLLDSPSVSKSVGQKALDAINNLLDGDSTALSASSNRLIQAVDNLGLKLVVTGDSETLSTNSLVLAVRTTDGTNFAATSANIFSTDNVQLSALSRSQFKRSESPLGSVFLPSSLTSGLSPEQQQQASRVQFTFYTRSSFFQDAALDNQTIVSAVLGSSVANLSISNLTENMEFTIRNINPVPGNYVASCAFWDFSMNGGGGGWSSAGCFVVSATPVDTTCSCNHLTAFAILLDLSREGIIDRQHVQILTFITYIGCGISAIFLSVTLLTYLSFDKLLRDIPSKILVQLCLSLLFLNLVFLLDGWLALYPAVGLCISTAFFLHYFLLTSFTWAGLEALHMYLSIVRVFTPYVGNYMLKFSLMGWGIPLIVVIIVISVDKNNYGLVTYGKYTDGTSDDFCWLRNDIAFYVGVVAYFLLIFTLCLLVFVVVMVQLHRIKKQNPQNQSPSRGGVNDIRRIAGLVILLGLTWGFALFAWGPLYLPFVYLFSIFNSLQGLFVFVFHCAVKENVRRQWRTYLCCGKLKLAENSEWSRTATANNRTLSVTTATTSALNFTSRSSSIISNATNSSGSVFADSGISDGSYSDVVLNEIHRRNLSVQGEA
- the adgrg2a gene encoding mucin-2 isoform X2 → MLLRRIRRMNSLCFKGLWRWRLRSLLFICLLLLAAAPPSALGYFLGDTKAVLNGCKDHWTLQDRAAMPQLYQMTVCVDVRVVVPGHWVAFSYSSVHAPWPEFGLEGDEHAIYVRFLRVRHQFPLQLSLFYWHQVCLRRDVLGNTFSLEVDGKMVSTRTVIANAIPPYGSLWLGCRPREQPPTGKLGQVELYLFRMWPDLGYHWFCEDGTVIGWESHYWGVTSHKAIQRDPYLLCATTRGLRRSLLPSPDIPSLIPSSNTSPANHISASTQTSPTTTLPAQITSGTSFSSASPLSGCNVSQLCSNTSAYYWMPINVEAEDGNKTEQDVRNLVSEAFVCHTDGGDAAQAVTSFMDFCQGDRQLQVAEVSCSAKINISQTSCDVLLLLSHAVSACDLQRAGVSALQQAGERMRARIIGEVERVGRNLCEDVDPSSGGFVRCTSTSPLDDICQSNKSSTLTCSLLEPNSQRAPLTSTDSCSSGAPRLCDCTAFCNSTGHFYGLRINMNSDAINITSIRSLFLYSANNSCDSPSQCTAYSDILQRYQGIHLECQETPQRLYNCMLILEMSGPVNGCSLNQLVQQKINETRSVTSEGPLSRLMVCGPAGLSVRSWLASNLTWVTGDLPTYDFCQPDPTQLQCEANETFAVLLTDSCPSEPSTANPNTAQPSTLTSNITTDPTSTQPSVTTEQTYSISENATALPNTTAAHATISSTQSSTTQPATQIISQNMTLTISNNTTVQNRTDNTTVATPTESTTTTGGNLILQNTTTALSNSTLSPSHATADTTTPSVTQTTEYSATTVTPSINNTTHNATATEAIRPNNTTYTAATVTVSHNDTTHNVATVTPSPTNTSTHNVTTAEASGANDTTIHNETTVTNSPNDTTTHNVGTATATRSTNNTTTHDATTVTTSHNSTTHSATTVTTSPNTTTIYNVTKAEAIRSNNTTTYNATTVTTSTNNTTHNATTVTTPHNGTTTHNATAAATSPNDATTHNVTTATPSPNKTTHNVGTATSSVQNKTAHSVTTAEAIRPNNTTTHNATTAEAIRPNNTTTHNATTAEAIRHNNTTTHNATTAEAIRPNNTTTHNATTAEATRPNNTTTHNATAAATSPNDATTHNVTTATPSPNKTTHNVGTATSSVQNKTAHSVTTAEAIRPNNTTTHNATTAEAIRHNNTTTHNATTAEAIRHNNTTHNATTAEAIRPNNTTTHNATTAEATRPNNTTTHNATTAEAIRHNNTTHNATTTATSPNDTTTHNATTVATSPNDTTAHNVSTAEAIRPNNTTTHNVTTVTPSLNNTTHNVGTATLSTNDPTTYSITTATPSPNDTTHNVAIVTTSTNNTTTHNVTLSEAIRPNNTTTYKATTVATSINNMTTHSVTTANVFPLSDTTTHSVGTATPVNSTTTHNAATSATFPNDTTTHNVTTVALSNNDKAHNVTTVTPSPNNTTAHNVATVTLSNNDTTTHNVTIAKKFTPIDTTHNVGTATPSPNSTTYNITTVTPSNNDTTHNVTTANVFTPTDTTVHNATTVSSSHNDTTTHNVATATPFPNSTAHNVGTATPSINNTTTYSATTVTTSHTSTTTHSVTTATLSGTTEYNVTTVRPSSNDSTRQNIITAAPSPNDTTQNVTTTTHLSNETTTYNLTTATPFPSVTTEYNVTTPGGFTSSPSHTVVHNVTSPANNHTTATNNYTAVHNVTVENRNRTLHNSSITSNTTVSTDTTSPATPGNNYTTLHISTAPDNNHTTTNNLTTLHNNFTTNNATTPSNNFITTYNVTATTPSTTDTTTQNVTTATHLSNETTTYNVTTATPSSSDTTKYNVTTPSGFTPSPDPTSPANNHTAATNNDTTVHNVTAENRNRTLHNSSVTSNTTVSTDTTSPTTPGNNYTTMHISTTPDNNHKTTNNATTSSNNLATTYSSTTLSNNFTTTNNATTPSNNFITTYNVTTTTPSPTLTPANNHTTATINYTTVHNVTAENRNRTLHNSSVTSNTTVSTDTTSPTTPGNISMTPDNNYTTINNATTPGNNLATTYSSTTPSNNFTTNNAITPSNDVTSTHNATTPSNNNTTYNSTTPGNNLATTYSSTTPKSNFTATNIATTPSNNFTTNNATTPSNDVTTHNATTPSNNNTTYYSTTPSSNLTTTNNATTPSNETTHIATTPSNNYTTTYNLTTPRNNLTTTYNATTPSNNYTTTNNAITPSNNLTTAYNATTLSKDFTTTYNATTPGNNLTTIYNTSTPSNNLTTTYNAITPSNNYTATNNATTPSSNFTTQNATTPSRNFTTQNATTPSNNYTTTNNATTPSNNLTTTYNATTPSNNYTTTNNATTPISNFTTTHNSTTPSNNYTTENATTPSNNLTTYNATTPSNNHTTVHNATTPSKNRTTTAPNNNTTVSSTTSQISETTAAPLNNQTTNHTTAGVTDATTVDRNDNSPTTASTTTTQATQGPESNLTTTANASLVDTTNAATTTRTTTAGPAQIDSTTTLPTTALTSTTTTTTVTEASSTTIPETTISEQQQQQEEEANQLLDQTQDASQLNSSEIAQLVDNLEKLLDSPSVSKSVGQKALDAINNLLDGDSTALSASSNRLIQAVDNLGLKLVVTGDSETLSTNSLVLAVRTTDGTNFAATSANIFSTDNVQLSALSRSQFKRSESPLGSVFLPSSLTSGLSPEQQQQASRVQFTFYTRSSFFQDAALDNQTIVSAVLGSSVANLSISNLTENMEFTIRNINPVPGNYVASCAFWDFSMNGGGGGWSSAGCFVVSATPVDTTCSCNHLTAFAILLDLSREGIIDRQHVQILTFITYIGCGISAIFLSVTLLTYLSFDKLLRDIPSKILVQLCLSLLFLNLVFLLDGWLALYPAVGLCISTAFFLHYFLLTSFTWAGLEALHMYLSIVRVFTPYVGNYMLKFSLMGWGIPLIVVIIVISVDKNNYGLVTYGKYTDGTSDDFCWLRNDIAFYVGVVAYFLLIFTLCLLVFVVVMVQLHRIKKQNPQNQSPSRGGVNDIRRIAGLVILLGLTWGFALFAWGPLYLPFVYLFSIFNSLQGLFVFVFHCAVKENVRRQWRTYLCCGKLKLAENSEWSRTATANNRTLSVTTATTSALNFTSRSSSIISNATNSSGSVFADSGISDGSYSDVVLNEIHRRNLSVQGEA